From one Sphaeramia orbicularis chromosome 9, fSphaOr1.1, whole genome shotgun sequence genomic stretch:
- the LOC115425802 gene encoding thioredoxin-interacting protein-like → MSSTVKSLKVTYNPINDTNTFRCGDLLTGRVQLEVAKQCDIKSLFIKFKGKAEVLWTERHGQRTVVYHSKNKYFSAKHYFIGEKGDNSTAYKGLLVNIAGDTYSSVVAPGVHVYPFSCRIPVGNMPSSFVGLGEIGKIMYLLETRLSRAMRVDKKDTTQINFVAQPNMTDIPQLMVPQQESTEKKLKFLNSGTVAMEVNIERMGFYQGEDLKVSAFIQNNCSREIKPKYCIYRKHSYFAGAKRRLCTEKLVKEVGKPVPPSTSEKVTQILVIPRHLEPSILNCDIIKAEHRLRVYLDVKYASDPETKFPLVILEAPLFPDEAPPAAAAGFGFEAFGNPDLPQWGPEPQQQPLPSAESHFEDSPPPYTAIYYPTLK, encoded by the exons ATGTCGAGCACAGTGAAGAGCCTCAAAGTCACCTACAACCCCATAAATGACACCAACACGTTCAGATGCGGTGACCTGTTGACTGGCCGCGTGCAGCTGGAGGTGGCCAAACAATGTGACATCAAGTCACTGTTTATCAAATTCAAAGGGAAAGCAGAGGTGTTATGGACGGAGAGACACGGACAGAGGACTGTGGTTTATCACTCCAAGAACAAGTACTTCAGCGCCAAACACTACTTCATTGGAGAAAAAGGCGACAACA GTACTGCCTATAAAGGCCTCTTGGTGAATATCGCTGGTGACACAT ACAGCAGTGTTGTCGCCCCTGGAGTCCATGTCTACCCATTCTCCTGTAGGATCCCAGTAGG gAATATGCCATCTTCGTTCGTAGGGCTAGGTGAAATTGGTAAAATTATGTACTTGCTGGAAACCAGACTGAGCAGAGCCATGAGGGTTGACAAGAAAGATACAACCCAGATCAACTTTGTGGCACAACCGAACATGACCGACATCCCACAGCTGATG GTTCCACAGCAGGAgtccacagaaaaaaaactgaagtttttGAATTCAGGAACAGTAGCCATGGAAGTGAATATTGAAAGAATGGGTTTCTATCAAG GAGAGGATTTAAAGGTTTCGGCCTTCATTCAGAACAACTGTTCACGTGAAATCAAGCCCAAGTACTGTATATACAGAAAGCACAGCTATTTTGCAGGTGCGAAGAGGAGACTTTGTACAGAAAAGCTCGTCAAAGAGGTTGGGAAGCCCGTTCCTCCCTCTACCAGTGAAAAGGTCACACAGATCCTTGTCATTCCCCGTCATTTAGAGCCGTCCATTCTCAACTGTGATATCATCAAGGCAGAGCACAGGCTAAGG GTCTACTTGGATGTCAAATATGCTTCAGACCCAGAGACCAAATTCCCGTTAGTCATCTTAGAGGCTCCTCTGTTTCCTGATGAGGCaccacctgctgctgctgcaggatTTGGATTTGAAGCTTTTGGGAACCCAGACCTACCACAATGGGGTCCTGAACCACAACAACAACCACTACCATCAGCAGAGTCTCACTTTGAGGACTCTCCTCCTCCTTATACAGCCATTTATTACCCTACCTTAAAATAA
- the LOC115425804 gene encoding arrestin domain-containing protein 3-like, whose translation MTIKNFSIEYDSINSRNIFTNGDTINGRIIVEVSKEIKVQSLVFIAKGRANVCWHEQHGQHVHVVYRSKENYYDVKQHILRETRQDGTEVIGRGRHVFPFSFKIPDRKMPSTFKASIGKIVHKIKAELKQSMRLTQKAKTHFTFVSKADMDTPGLMEPQFGSKDKTVSAFGSGTIAIDFHTRRMGYYQGEAFEVTADIKNNSSRSVKPKFVLYEKKSFLAQGRRRLYTNTILKDKCDPVASGSHQTVKKVISIPPELPPSILNCAIIKLEYRLKLYLDIKMATDPEIKFPVVVLPVFQDPDMRKKPASEEFGAFGYVQQPGWSAMAYPPPAPPHSESPPPYGACADYPSYNKF comes from the exons ATGACCATCAAGAATTTCTCTATTGAATATGACTCCATCAACAGCAGGAACATCTTTACAAATGGAGATACTATCAATGGAAGAATCATCGTGGAGGTTTCAAAGGAGATTAAAGTCCAGTCGCTAGTTTTCATTGCAAAAGGAAGAGCTAATGTGTGTTGGCATGAGCAGCATGGGCAACACGTACATGTCGTGTACAGATCTAAAGAAAACTACTATGATGTCAAACAGCACATCTTGAGAGAAACAAGACAAGATG GTACTGAAGTTATTGGCAGAGGAAgacatgtttttcctttttccttcaaGATTCCTGACAG GAAAATGCCATCAACTTTTAAGGCCAGCATTGGAAAAATTGTCCATAAAATAAAGGCGGAGCTGAAACAGTCCATGAGGTTGACACAAAAAGCCAAAACACACTTTACATTTGTGTCCAAAGCTGATATGGACACACCCGGACTCATG GAACCTCAGTTTGGTTCTAAGGATAAGACGGTCAGTGCTTTTGGATCTGGGACGATTGCGATTGATTTTCACACCAGGCGAATGGGATACTACCAAG GTGAGGCGTTCGAAGTCACAGCCGACATCAAGAACAACTCGTCTCGTTCAGTGAAGCCCAAGTTCGTACTGTACGAGAAGAAGAGTTTCCTTGCCCAGGGCCGCAGGAGGCTTTACACAAATACAATCCTGAAGGACAAGTGTGATCCTGTGGCTTCCGGTAGCCACCAGACTGTGAAGAAGGTGATCAGTATACCTCCAGAATTACCTCCCTCCATCTTGAACTGTGCCATCATCAAGCTGGAGTACAGACTAAAG CTCTACCTGGATATCAAGATGGCTACAGACCCAGAGATCAAGTTCCCAGTCGTGGTCCTACCTGTCTTTCAGGATCCAGACATGAGAAAAAAACCTGCTTCTGAAGAATTTGGAGCTTTTGGATACGTACAGCAACCAGGCTGGAGCGCAATGGCATACCCACCACCTGCACCCCCACATTCAGAGTCCCCTCCTCCTTATGGAGCGTGTGCAGATTACCCATCCTACAACAAATTTTAG